One Pantoea trifolii DNA segment encodes these proteins:
- the modE gene encoding molybdenum-dependent transcriptional regulator, translated as MQAELSLHIRLQQKLFADPRRIELLKRVQQTGSISQGAKLAGISYKSAWDAINEMNQLADQTLVDRATGGKGGGGAQLTRYGERLIQLFQLMEQIQQKAFNALQNDSLPLDSLLAAIARFSLQTSARNQLFGTVLASDHQQIQQHIEVLLADGVTRLQVAITARSAERLQLDSGKEVLVLIKAPWIHVSHAADSSDNQLAAQISAIEPGDQVSEVLMALPSGETLCATVSNDAVKQQNLQVGASVTASFNAEHAIIATLL; from the coding sequence ATGCAGGCAGAACTTTCTCTCCATATTCGTCTTCAGCAAAAGCTGTTTGCCGATCCGCGTCGCATCGAATTACTGAAACGCGTGCAGCAAACCGGCTCGATTAGCCAGGGCGCGAAACTGGCGGGCATCAGCTACAAAAGTGCCTGGGATGCGATCAATGAGATGAATCAGCTGGCCGATCAAACGCTGGTGGATCGCGCGACTGGCGGCAAAGGCGGCGGCGGTGCGCAGCTTACGCGTTATGGCGAGCGCTTGATTCAGCTGTTCCAATTGATGGAGCAAATTCAACAGAAAGCCTTCAATGCGCTGCAAAACGACAGCTTGCCGCTCGACAGTTTGCTGGCAGCGATTGCGCGCTTCTCGCTGCAAACCAGCGCGCGCAATCAGCTGTTTGGTACGGTGCTGGCCAGCGATCATCAGCAGATACAGCAACACATTGAGGTGCTGCTTGCCGATGGCGTGACGCGCCTGCAGGTGGCAATTACCGCCCGCAGCGCTGAACGCCTGCAACTCGACAGCGGCAAAGAGGTGCTGGTGCTGATTAAAGCACCGTGGATTCACGTCAGTCACGCCGCCGATAGCAGCGATAATCAGCTGGCCGCGCAGATCAGCGCGATTGAGCCTGGCGATCAGGTCAGCGAAGTATTGATGGCGTTGCCGAGCGGCGAAACGCTGTGCGCGACCGTCAGCAATGACGCGGTGAAACAGCAGAATCTGCAGGTTGGCGCCAGCGTCACCGCCAGTTTTAATGCCGAACACGCCATCATCGCCACACTGCTCTGA
- a CDS encoding AcrZ family multidrug efflux pump-associated protein: MLELLKSLAVAIIMVPIVMAIMLGLIYGLGEVFNVISKFGRRDDRPANSSQH; the protein is encoded by the coding sequence ATGCTGGAACTGTTAAAAAGCCTGGCTGTGGCTATCATCATGGTGCCGATTGTGATGGCTATTATGCTCGGTCTGATTTACGGCCTGGGTGAAGTTTTCAACGTCATCTCAAAATTTGGCCGCCGCGACGATCGTCCTGCCAACAGCTCACAACACTAA
- the modA gene encoding molybdate ABC transporter substrate-binding protein, translating into MPTINYRWAAATVLGVSLAGHAVAAEKITVFAAASLTNALQEIATQYQKKSGVEVVSSFASSSVLARQIDQGAPADLFISADQQWMDDVVAKNSVVTSTRYTLLGNDLVLIAPKSAGAKAVTIDSKTDWKSLLKGERLAVGDPDHVPAGIYAKEALQKLGAWDALSPQLAPANNVRAALALVERNETPYGIVYGSDAVASQNVQVVGRFPEDSHKPVEYPMAIVKEHQNATVEAFYNYLQGPDAAAVFKQYGFTPKK; encoded by the coding sequence ATGCCAACAATCAATTACCGCTGGGCTGCTGCAACCGTTTTAGGTGTTTCGTTGGCGGGTCACGCCGTGGCCGCAGAAAAAATTACCGTGTTCGCGGCGGCGTCGCTGACCAATGCGCTGCAGGAGATTGCGACGCAGTATCAGAAGAAAAGTGGCGTAGAAGTGGTCTCGTCTTTTGCCTCTTCTTCGGTGCTGGCGCGCCAGATTGATCAGGGCGCACCGGCCGATCTGTTCATCTCTGCCGATCAGCAGTGGATGGACGATGTGGTGGCGAAAAACAGCGTGGTGACCAGCACGCGCTATACGCTGCTCGGCAATGATCTGGTGCTGATTGCGCCGAAAAGCGCTGGGGCTAAAGCGGTCACCATTGACAGCAAAACCGACTGGAAAAGCCTGCTGAAAGGCGAGCGTCTGGCGGTGGGCGATCCGGATCACGTGCCCGCTGGCATTTATGCCAAAGAAGCATTACAAAAACTCGGCGCGTGGGACGCTTTATCCCCGCAGCTAGCGCCGGCTAATAATGTGCGTGCCGCGCTGGCGCTGGTTGAGCGTAATGAAACGCCGTACGGCATCGTGTATGGTTCGGACGCGGTGGCCAGCCAAAACGTGCAGGTCGTGGGACGATTCCCGGAAGATAGCCACAAGCCAGTGGAATATCCGATGGCGATTGTCAAAGAACATCAGAACGCAACGGTAGAAGCCTTCTACAACTATTTGCAGGGGCCGGATGCCGCTGCCGTGTTTAAACAGTATGGATTCACGCCGAAGAAATGA
- the modB gene encoding molybdate ABC transporter permease subunit gives MILSDPEWQAVFLSLKVSCVAVICSLPFGILMAWILARCRFPGKTLLDSIVHLPLVLPPVVVGYLLLIALGRRGFIGEWLYDWFGFTFAFSWRGAVIASAVMAFPLMVRAIRLALEAVDTKLELAARTLGAGRWRVFFTITLPLTLPGIIVGTVLAFARSLGEFGATITFVSNIPGETRTIPSAMFTLIETPGAEGTAARLCAVAIALALMSLVASELLARWGRKRLGAA, from the coding sequence ATGATATTGAGCGATCCCGAATGGCAGGCCGTTTTTCTCAGCCTGAAAGTGTCCTGTGTAGCTGTGATCTGCAGCTTGCCGTTTGGCATCCTAATGGCCTGGATTCTGGCGCGCTGCCGCTTTCCGGGCAAAACCCTGTTGGACAGCATCGTCCATTTGCCGCTGGTGCTGCCGCCGGTGGTGGTGGGTTATCTGCTGCTGATCGCTTTAGGCCGTCGCGGTTTTATCGGCGAATGGCTGTATGACTGGTTTGGCTTCACCTTTGCCTTTAGCTGGCGCGGCGCGGTGATCGCTTCGGCCGTGATGGCGTTTCCGCTAATGGTGCGCGCGATTCGTCTCGCGCTGGAAGCGGTGGATACCAAACTGGAGCTGGCCGCCCGTACGCTGGGTGCCGGGCGCTGGCGCGTGTTTTTCACCATCACACTACCGCTCACCTTGCCAGGCATTATTGTCGGCACGGTGCTGGCCTTCGCCCGTTCGCTGGGCGAATTTGGCGCCACCATCACGTTTGTCTCCAACATTCCCGGCGAGACGCGCACCATTCCGTCGGCAATGTTCACCCTGATTGAGACGCCGGGTGCGGAAGGCACCGCAGCGCGACTTTGTGCGGTGGCGATAGCGTTAGCGCTGATGTCGCTGGTGGCGTCTGAGCTGCTGGCGCGCTGGGGCCGTAAACGGCTGGGAGCGGCATAA
- the modC gene encoding molybdenum ABC transporter ATP-binding protein ModC produces the protein MLNLQLSQQLGDHLLDVNVNIPASGITAIFGVSGAGKTSLINAIGGLTQPQSGRIELNDRLLFDSATRVNLPPEKRRIGYVFQDARLFPHYRVRGNLQYGMSPSMKPQFNALVALLGLESLLTRFPASLSGGEKQRVAIGRALLTAPDILLMDEPLASLDLPRKRELMPYLQKLAKQVDIPILYVSHSLDEILQLADNVLVLDAGQVKAFGPLEKVWSSSAMRPWLPLAERTSVLRVQVLEQHPDYPMTALSLGDQHIWVSRVNQPLKTPLRIRIASADVSLALQPPHNTSIRNILPAQVVELLEIDDQVEVKLRIGISELWARISPWARDELGIRPDQWLYAQIKSVSIAA, from the coding sequence ATGCTAAATCTGCAGCTTTCTCAGCAGTTGGGCGATCACCTGCTCGACGTCAACGTCAACATTCCCGCCAGCGGCATCACCGCCATTTTCGGCGTGTCGGGTGCGGGCAAAACCTCATTAATTAACGCGATTGGCGGATTAACCCAGCCGCAAAGCGGGCGCATCGAGTTAAACGATCGCCTGCTGTTCGATTCGGCCACGCGCGTGAATTTGCCGCCAGAGAAGCGCCGTATCGGCTATGTGTTTCAGGATGCGCGACTGTTCCCGCACTATCGCGTGCGCGGCAATCTGCAATACGGCATGTCGCCCTCAATGAAGCCGCAGTTCAACGCGCTGGTGGCGCTGCTCGGTTTAGAGTCGCTGCTAACGCGTTTTCCCGCGTCGCTTTCGGGCGGTGAAAAACAGCGCGTGGCAATTGGCCGCGCTTTGCTGACCGCGCCCGATATTCTGCTGATGGACGAACCGCTGGCATCGCTCGATCTGCCGCGCAAACGTGAGCTGATGCCCTATCTGCAAAAGCTGGCAAAGCAGGTCGATATTCCGATTCTTTATGTGTCGCACAGCCTCGATGAAATCCTGCAGTTGGCGGACAACGTGCTGGTGCTGGATGCCGGCCAGGTGAAAGCCTTTGGTCCGCTGGAGAAAGTGTGGAGCAGTTCGGCGATGCGTCCGTGGCTGCCGCTCGCCGAGCGCACCAGCGTGCTGCGCGTGCAGGTGCTGGAGCAGCATCCCGATTACCCGATGACCGCGCTGTCGCTGGGCGATCAGCATATTTGGGTGAGCCGGGTGAATCAGCCGCTGAAAACGCCGCTGCGTATTCGTATCGCCTCGGCCGATGTGTCGCTGGCCTTGCAGCCGCCGCACAATACTTCGATCCGCAATATTTTGCCGGCGCAGGTGGTTGAGCTGCTGGAGATTGACGATCAGGTGGAAGTGAAGCTGCGTATTGGCATCAGCGAGTTATGGGCGCGCATTTCACCGTGGGCGCGCGATGAGTTGGGGATTCGTCCCGATCAGTGGCTGTATGCGCAGATTAAGAGCGTGTCGATAGCGGCATAA
- a CDS encoding pyridoxal phosphatase produces the protein MSYRVIALDLDGTLLTPNKTILPESIEALARAQQAGVKVLIVTGRHHCAIHPFYQALKLDTPAICCNGTYLYDYPAKQVLAADPLDKSKAARVIKMLDEENIHGLLYVDDAMLYQTPTGHVTRTLNWAQSLPEAQRPLFLQVPSLAQAAIDADSIWKFALSHPDTRALQQFAERTEAELGLACEWSWHDQVDIAKGGNSKGKRLAQWVESQGFSMQDVLAFGDNYNDLSMLEQVGLGVAMGNADDAIKSRAKKVIGTNLEPGIAEVIYQEVL, from the coding sequence ATGAGCTACCGCGTAATCGCCCTTGACCTCGACGGCACCCTGCTGACCCCGAACAAAACCATCTTGCCTGAATCCATCGAAGCGCTGGCCCGCGCGCAACAGGCGGGCGTGAAAGTGTTGATCGTTACCGGTCGCCACCACTGCGCTATCCACCCTTTTTATCAGGCACTTAAGCTGGATACACCCGCAATCTGCTGTAATGGCACCTATTTGTATGATTATCCGGCGAAACAGGTGCTGGCCGCCGATCCGCTGGATAAAAGCAAAGCCGCGCGTGTGATTAAGATGCTGGATGAGGAGAACATCCACGGTCTGCTGTATGTCGATGATGCGATGCTCTACCAGACGCCAACCGGCCATGTGACGCGGACGCTTAACTGGGCGCAATCATTGCCGGAAGCGCAGCGTCCGCTGTTCCTGCAGGTGCCAAGCCTGGCGCAGGCGGCGATTGACGCTGATTCGATCTGGAAATTCGCGCTGTCGCATCCCGACACGCGCGCGCTGCAGCAGTTTGCCGAACGAACCGAAGCCGAACTCGGTCTGGCGTGTGAATGGTCGTGGCACGATCAGGTGGATATCGCCAAAGGCGGCAACAGCAAAGGCAAGCGTCTGGCGCAATGGGTTGAAAGTCAGGGCTTTAGCATGCAAGACGTGCTGGCGTTTGGCGACAACTACAACGATCTCAGCATGCTGGAACAGGTGGGATTAGGCGTGGCGATGGGCAATGCCGATGACGCCATCAAATCGCGCGCCAAAAAAGTGATTGGCACCAACCTGGAGCCGGGTATCGCCGAAGTGATTTATCAGGAAGTATTGTAA
- the pgl gene encoding 6-phosphogluconolactonase encodes MKQVVYTASPESQQIHAWQLQEDGALTLLQVTDVAGQVQPMVVSPKKDFLYVGVRPNFRVLAFRIAADGSLSLAGEAPLPGSPTHISTDRHGNYLFCGSYNDACVSISPIGSEGLPQAPSQVISGLDGCHSANIDLNNQTLFVPALKQDRICLYQLNADGTLSPREQAQVTTVEGAGPRHMAFHPNGAYGYVVNELDSSVDVWALNNVHGQVERVQSLDMMPKDFSDTRWAADIHITPDGRFLYACDRTSSTITVFSISEDGSVLAIEGYQPTETQPRGFNIDHSGQYLVAAGQKSHHIEVYKIQERGLLNPLARYAVGQGPMWVVIHQL; translated from the coding sequence ATGAAACAAGTCGTGTATACCGCCAGTCCCGAGAGCCAGCAGATTCATGCCTGGCAGTTGCAGGAAGATGGCGCACTGACGTTATTGCAGGTAACGGATGTTGCCGGCCAGGTGCAGCCGATGGTGGTGAGCCCGAAGAAAGATTTCCTCTATGTAGGTGTTCGTCCGAATTTTCGCGTGCTGGCGTTCCGCATTGCGGCCGACGGTTCGCTGAGCCTGGCCGGTGAAGCGCCGCTGCCGGGCAGCCCAACCCACATCTCCACCGATCGTCACGGCAATTATCTGTTCTGCGGCTCGTACAATGATGCCTGCGTCAGCATCAGCCCGATTGGCAGCGAGGGTTTGCCGCAAGCGCCGAGTCAGGTGATCAGCGGCTTGGACGGCTGCCACTCCGCCAATATCGACCTGAACAACCAAACGCTGTTTGTTCCGGCACTGAAGCAGGATCGCATCTGCCTGTATCAACTCAACGCAGACGGTACGCTGTCCCCGCGTGAACAAGCGCAGGTCACCACCGTTGAAGGTGCGGGTCCGCGTCACATGGCTTTCCACCCGAACGGCGCGTATGGCTACGTGGTGAACGAACTGGATAGCAGCGTCGATGTCTGGGCGCTGAACAATGTGCACGGCCAGGTTGAGCGCGTGCAGAGCCTCGACATGATGCCGAAGGATTTCAGCGATACGCGTTGGGCGGCGGACATCCACATCACGCCGGATGGCCGATTCCTTTATGCCTGCGACCGCACCAGCAGCACCATTACGGTGTTCAGCATCAGTGAAGATGGTTCGGTATTGGCGATTGAAGGCTACCAGCCGACGGAAACCCAGCCGCGCGGCTTCAATATTGATCACAGCGGTCAATATCTGGTGGCAGCGGGACAGAAATCGCACCATATAGAAGTGTATAAGATTCAGGAGCGCGGCCTGCTTAATCCGCTGGCGCGTTACGCGGTAGGACAAGGCCCAATGTGGGTGGTTATCCACCAGCTGTGA
- a CDS encoding kinase inhibitor, which produces MRVVSQDFNDGDKMPERHVFNGMGYQGDNLSPHLAWDDVPAGTKSFVVTCYDPDAPTGSGWWHWVVANIPAEVTELPQGAGSGVAELPESAIQTRTDFGQTGYGGAAPPQGESHRYIFTVHALDTDKIEVDEGASGAMVGFNVHFHALASASITVKYA; this is translated from the coding sequence ATGCGCGTAGTTAGCCAGGATTTTAACGACGGCGATAAAATGCCAGAGCGACACGTTTTCAACGGCATGGGTTACCAGGGCGACAATTTGTCACCGCATCTGGCGTGGGATGATGTGCCGGCGGGCACCAAAAGCTTTGTGGTCACCTGCTACGATCCCGACGCACCAACCGGTTCCGGCTGGTGGCATTGGGTGGTAGCGAACATTCCGGCAGAAGTCACCGAGTTGCCGCAAGGTGCCGGTTCCGGCGTGGCAGAACTGCCGGAGAGCGCCATTCAGACGCGCACCGATTTTGGCCAAACCGGCTATGGCGGCGCAGCGCCACCGCAGGGCGAATCCCATCGCTACATCTTTACGGTGCATGCGCTGGACACGGATAAGATTGAGGTAGACGAAGGCGCGAGCGGTGCAATGGTAGGCTTTAACGTGCATTTCCATGCGCTGGCCAGTGCGTCGATTACGGTGAAGTACGCGTAA
- the bioA gene encoding adenosylmethionine--8-amino-7-oxononanoate transaminase: protein MFTQDDLNFDRQHIWHPYTSMRDPLPCYPVVAAHGCQLQLADGRELVDGMSSWWAAIHGYNHPRLNQALQQQMTQMSHVMFGGITHPAAVELSRQLVAMTPEALECVFLADSGSIAVEVSMKMALQYWLGRNQTRQKFLTLKRGYHGDTFAAMSVCDPENSMHSLWRGYLPEHLFAHAPQCAFDDAWNEADFADFAQLAEIHHREIAAVILEPIVQGAGGMRFYHPRYLQQVRELCDRYGLLLIADEIATGFGRSGKLFACDHAGITPDILCLGKALTGGTMTLSATLTTRDVADTISRSAAGCFMHGPTFMGNPLACAVAVESLKMVNEGHWQWQVAQIEQQLRAELLPLRGHHAVADARVLGAIGVIETHQAVNMAALQHFFVERGVWIRPFGRLIYLMPPYLISAAELTKLTQAVGAALDVAAHFHHD from the coding sequence ATGTTCACTCAGGACGACCTCAACTTTGACCGCCAGCATATCTGGCATCCCTATACGTCGATGCGCGATCCCCTGCCCTGTTATCCGGTTGTCGCGGCGCACGGCTGCCAGCTGCAGCTGGCCGATGGACGTGAACTGGTGGACGGCATGTCGTCGTGGTGGGCGGCGATCCACGGCTATAACCACCCGCGCCTCAATCAGGCGCTGCAGCAGCAAATGACGCAGATGTCGCATGTGATGTTTGGCGGCATTACCCATCCGGCGGCGGTGGAGCTGAGTCGTCAGCTGGTTGCCATGACACCTGAGGCGCTGGAGTGCGTGTTCCTCGCCGATTCAGGTTCGATCGCCGTCGAAGTGTCGATGAAAATGGCGCTGCAATACTGGCTGGGACGCAACCAAACCCGACAAAAGTTCCTCACGCTGAAGCGCGGCTATCACGGCGATACCTTTGCCGCGATGTCGGTGTGCGATCCGGAGAATTCGATGCACAGCCTGTGGCGCGGTTATTTGCCGGAACATCTGTTCGCCCACGCGCCGCAGTGCGCTTTCGATGATGCGTGGAATGAGGCGGATTTCGCCGATTTCGCGCAACTGGCCGAGATCCACCATCGCGAGATTGCGGCGGTGATTCTTGAGCCGATTGTGCAAGGCGCGGGCGGCATGCGTTTCTACCATCCGCGCTATCTGCAGCAGGTACGCGAGCTGTGCGATCGCTACGGTTTGCTGCTGATTGCCGATGAGATCGCCACCGGATTTGGCCGCAGCGGCAAACTTTTTGCCTGTGACCATGCGGGCATCACGCCAGACATTCTCTGCCTCGGCAAAGCGCTGACCGGCGGCACCATGACGCTCTCCGCCACGCTGACCACGCGTGACGTCGCGGATACCATCAGCCGCAGCGCTGCGGGCTGCTTTATGCACGGCCCCACCTTTATGGGCAATCCGCTGGCCTGCGCGGTGGCGGTGGAAAGTCTGAAAATGGTGAATGAAGGGCATTGGCAGTGGCAAGTGGCACAGATTGAACAGCAGCTGCGTGCCGAGCTGCTGCCGCTGCGCGGTCATCACGCGGTGGCCGACGCGCGCGTGCTGGGGGCGATTGGCGTGATCGAAACCCATCAGGCGGTGAACATGGCGGCGTTGCAGCACTTCTTCGTGGAGCGCGGCGTGTGGATTCGTCCGTTTGGGCGATTGATTTACCTGATGCCACCTTATCTGATTTCTGCCGCCGAACTGACGAAACTGACGCAAGCGGTCGGTGCGGCACTGGATGTTGCGGCGCATTTCCACCATGATTGA
- the bioB gene encoding biotin synthase BioB, with protein MANRWTLTQAQALFDKPFLELMFEAQQVHRQHFDPRQVQVSTLLSIKTGACPEDCKYCPQSARYKTGLESERLMEVDAVLESARKAKAAGSSRFCMGAAWKNPHERDMPYLQQMVQGVKAMGMETCMTLGTLDGSQAQRLAEAGLDFYNHNLDTSPEFYGNIITTRSYQERLDTLDKVRGAGIKVCSGGIVGLGETVQDRAGLLVQLANLPTPPESVPINMLVKVKGTPLADNDDVEPFDFIRTIAVARIMMPSSHVRLSAGREQMSEQTQAMCFMAGANSIFYGCKLLTTPNPEEDKDLILFRKLGLNPEHTATTAGDNEQQYQLSEQLLHADTEQFYNAAV; from the coding sequence ATGGCAAACCGCTGGACACTGACACAAGCTCAGGCACTGTTCGATAAACCTTTCCTTGAGTTGATGTTTGAAGCGCAGCAAGTGCATCGTCAACATTTCGATCCACGCCAGGTGCAGGTCAGCACGCTGCTATCGATCAAAACCGGCGCCTGTCCGGAAGACTGTAAATACTGTCCGCAGAGCGCACGCTACAAAACCGGTCTGGAATCAGAACGTCTGATGGAAGTGGATGCGGTGCTGGAATCGGCGCGCAAAGCCAAGGCGGCGGGATCGAGCCGCTTCTGCATGGGCGCGGCGTGGAAAAATCCGCACGAGCGCGACATGCCGTACTTGCAGCAGATGGTGCAGGGCGTGAAAGCGATGGGCATGGAAACCTGCATGACGCTCGGCACGCTAGATGGCAGCCAGGCACAACGTCTCGCCGAAGCCGGGCTTGATTTCTACAACCACAACCTCGACACCTCGCCAGAGTTCTACGGCAACATCATCACCACGCGCAGCTATCAGGAACGTCTGGATACGCTGGATAAAGTGCGCGGCGCGGGCATCAAAGTGTGTTCCGGCGGCATCGTGGGGTTGGGTGAAACGGTGCAGGATCGCGCGGGCTTGCTGGTGCAACTCGCGAATCTGCCAACGCCACCCGAGAGCGTACCGATCAACATGCTGGTGAAGGTCAAGGGCACGCCGCTGGCCGATAACGACGACGTGGAACCGTTCGACTTCATCCGCACCATCGCGGTGGCGCGCATTATGATGCCATCCTCGCACGTGCGCCTTTCAGCCGGTCGCGAGCAGATGAGCGAGCAAACGCAGGCAATGTGCTTTATGGCCGGTGCAAACTCAATCTTCTACGGCTGCAAGCTGCTCACCACGCCAAACCCGGAAGAGGATAAAGATCTGATTCTGTTCCGCAAACTGGGCCTGAATCCGGAGCATACCGCGACAACCGCCGGTGACAACGAGCAGCAGTATCAGCTCAGCGAGCAGCTGTTGCACGCGGATACCGAGCAGTTCTATAACGCGGCTGTGTAA
- the bioF gene encoding 8-amino-7-oxononanoate synthase, giving the protein MGWSQRIDEALAARRAADGWRLRRPVEHNSVREITLEGQRYRHFSSNDYLGLSQHPAVIAAWQQGAAETGAGAGASGHVTGYSRHHAQLEAELADWLGYSRALLFISGFAANQAVIHLLAEKQDRIFADKLAHASLLDAASHSPASLRRFAHNQPESLAKLLATPSDGGTLVVTEGVFSMDGDSAPLAEIAEQTRRGNGWLLVDDAHGIGVTGAQGRGSCWQQQVKPELLIVTFGKGFGVSGAALLCDDATADYVEQFSRHLIYSTAMPPAQCYALLAALRQIQQGDALREKLHSHIARFRAGAADLPWQLGASASAIQPLIVGENSAALALSQRLAQAGCWVSAIRPPTVPPGTARLRITLTAAHHTDDIDRLLEALYDAAG; this is encoded by the coding sequence ATGGGCTGGTCACAACGTATTGATGAGGCGCTGGCGGCGCGGCGCGCCGCGGATGGCTGGCGGCTGCGGCGTCCCGTTGAGCACAACAGCGTGCGGGAAATTACGCTCGAAGGGCAGCGTTATCGCCACTTCTCCAGCAATGACTATCTCGGCTTGAGTCAGCATCCGGCGGTGATCGCTGCCTGGCAGCAGGGCGCGGCCGAGACGGGCGCGGGTGCGGGCGCATCCGGTCATGTCACCGGCTACAGCCGCCATCATGCGCAGCTCGAAGCGGAGCTGGCGGACTGGCTGGGCTATTCGCGCGCGCTGCTGTTCATTTCGGGATTTGCCGCCAATCAGGCGGTGATCCATCTGCTGGCGGAAAAGCAGGATCGCATCTTCGCCGATAAGCTAGCGCATGCTTCACTGCTGGATGCCGCCAGCCACAGCCCCGCCAGCCTGCGTCGTTTTGCCCACAATCAGCCGGAAAGTCTGGCGAAGCTGCTGGCAACGCCGTCGGATGGCGGCACGCTGGTGGTGACCGAAGGCGTGTTCAGCATGGATGGCGACAGCGCACCGCTGGCCGAGATTGCTGAACAGACGCGGCGCGGCAACGGCTGGCTGCTGGTGGATGATGCGCACGGCATTGGCGTCACTGGTGCGCAAGGGCGCGGCAGCTGCTGGCAGCAGCAGGTCAAACCGGAACTGCTGATTGTCACCTTCGGCAAAGGGTTTGGCGTCAGCGGTGCGGCGCTGCTGTGCGATGACGCCACTGCCGATTACGTCGAGCAGTTTTCACGCCATCTGATCTACTCCACCGCGATGCCACCGGCGCAGTGCTACGCGTTGCTGGCGGCACTGCGGCAGATTCAACAAGGCGATGCGCTGCGTGAAAAACTGCACAGCCACATCGCGCGTTTCCGTGCGGGCGCCGCCGATTTGCCATGGCAATTAGGTGCCTCTGCAAGCGCCATCCAACCGCTGATCGTCGGTGAAAACAGCGCGGCGCTGGCGTTGTCACAGCGGCTGGCGCAGGCCGGCTGCTGGGTCAGCGCCATTCGTCCCCCGACCGTGCCGCCGGGCACCGCGCGGCTACGCATCACGCTCACCGCTGCGCATCATACCGATGATATTGATCGTCTGCTGGAGGCGCTATATGACGCTGCAGGTTAA
- the bioC gene encoding malonyl-ACP O-methyltransferase BioC yields the protein MTLQVNKQAVANAFGRAAAHYEQHAQLQRLSGDALLALAPAGFGPHLLDAGCGTGWYSRYWRDRGRTLTALDLSPNMLQTARDQQSAQHYLLGDIDAVPLPDASVDGVWSNLAVQWSSDLHTALLQFLRVTRPGGTVLFSTLLDGSLHEVHHAWAKLDGRQHANRFLSAAQFDTATATLPIAKQQQVITLHFPSALSAMRSLKGIGATHLHDGRGASVLTRAQLAQLEQHWPQDEAGYRLSYHLMYGVLRK from the coding sequence ATGACGCTGCAGGTTAACAAGCAGGCCGTGGCAAACGCCTTTGGTCGTGCGGCTGCGCATTACGAGCAGCACGCGCAGTTACAGCGGCTGAGCGGTGATGCGCTGCTGGCGCTGGCGCCCGCCGGTTTTGGCCCGCACCTGCTGGATGCTGGTTGCGGCACCGGCTGGTATAGCCGCTATTGGCGCGATCGCGGGCGCACGCTGACGGCGCTTGATCTGTCGCCCAACATGTTGCAAACCGCGCGCGATCAGCAATCGGCGCAGCACTATCTGCTGGGCGATATTGATGCGGTGCCGCTACCAGATGCCAGCGTTGACGGCGTGTGGAGCAATCTGGCGGTGCAGTGGAGCAGCGACTTGCACACCGCGCTGCTGCAGTTTTTACGCGTCACGCGGCCAGGCGGCACGGTGCTGTTTTCCACGCTGCTCGACGGATCGCTGCACGAAGTGCATCACGCGTGGGCAAAACTGGATGGTCGTCAGCACGCCAATCGTTTCCTCAGCGCCGCGCAGTTTGACACGGCCACCGCGACGCTGCCGATCGCTAAGCAGCAGCAGGTTATCACGCTGCATTTTCCCAGTGCGCTCAGCGCCATGCGCTCGCTGAAAGGCATTGGTGCCACGCATTTGCACGACGGACGCGGCGCCAGCGTACTGACGCGCGCTCAGCTGGCACAACTTGAGCAGCACTGGCCGCAGGACGAGGCGGGTTATCGCCTGAGTTATCACCTGATGTATGGAGTTTTACGCAAATGA